The genome window CTTCATTTTGGGTCGAAGCAGTGCCTGTTTTTTGGTGGCTAATGCTGGCTTATAATTAGAAAAATAATAATTACTGTTTATATAATCCTAATCAGGGTCACGGCATCCGCATTTAAAAAAAGATAAACACGAATTTCACCGATTAACACTAATTCTTATCAAAATTGAAATCAAATTTTACAACTTTTTACAGTCTCGAATATTTTGTGTAATTAAACAGCAATCTTAATTCGTGCAGATTAGTGTAATTCGTGTCAGAAACTTTTAAAAGCGAATGCCGTGCCGTGAATCAGGGTATTCGCTTTAAAACTTTTAAATTCTATATACCCAAAGTATAAAAAAATGGCACACAGATGACAAGGATATAACGGATCTTGCACAGATTCCAGCTAAATTCTTAACGGATTTGTTAAAAAATCTGTTCTAATCTGTTTTATCCATGGAATCCGTGGCTAATTTAACTGTTTTGCGAAATGATATAGCAATATTTATTTTTAAAAGCGAATGCCTTAAATCCTAACTTTTATTCTCTTGTGCTATAAATATAGTGTCTTGTGCTAAAAATATACGAACTTGTGCATTGTATTTTGAGATTTAAAGCTTTTTTAATTTCTTTTGTTATGGAATTGATTTCAATTATAAAATAATTAGTTTTTTATAATTGAAGTTTCAAAGAAACATTTGCCCCAAATAATCATATCAAAATGAACTTGATATTTAATGTGAAATAAGTTTACGATTCTTTTTAGAAGTAAAAAAAATATCATTTCATTATACCGCTTAATTTATTAAAAAACTTTAAATTCTTTAATTATGGAAACAGCCGAAATAAAACAAAAAATCAAATTTGACCCTTATGTAGATTTAGGTGTTTTTGAACCAAAATCAAATGGTTCAATTCAGTTTGATCATATTCGTTCCCAAAAACCTTTACCAGCTTTAATAGAAGCAAACCGTAAAGCTGATGCTAATGGTATCAATGTTAGTGTAGTGGTGTTTATCGTTGAAGGATGTGAAAATCCTGAGATTGTTGTGACCCAGTCGTATTCGGTTTCTAGTTTGGGTGTTAATCAGTTACAGTTTTTTATTTCCTATGATTTTAATGAAGTTAAATCTAGTAATTTTAAAACTTACGAACTTAGTTTTGATGCCAAAGAAGAAAAGTTACCCAAAGGTGTTAAGTTAAAAGATATAGATACTGTAGAAATATTTTTGAGAGATACCGATCCAATAACTTCAAGAGGAACGGAAACGACTGTTCAACCAACTTCATAATAGTAATAAAAAGATAAAAGCGAATTATTAAATATAAGCAGAGCATAATTTTCTCTGCTTTTTTTATTGTTAAATTTTAACTAAATTGCGAATAAAATTCGCTTATGAAAGATTTATATAAAGTAGTCTTTTTGTTTGTTTTTTTTACCAATTCACTATTTATTTTTTCTCAGCATAGTAATAGTACTACGATTTTTGAACAAGAAATTAAAAACAGAAGTGGTCACTACATTAAAGACCCTGATTTTAAGAAAGCGCAAGTTTTTTTTTTAGAGCAAAATTGGGATTCTACACTAGTATATGCCATGAAGCAATTAAGTCAGTCTTCACAAAATCGAGAAATCCAGAATTATTGTCATTTATTTAGAGGGTTTAGCTTTGAAGAAAAGAAGATATTTAATGAAGGCCAAAAAGAATTAATCAACGTTTCTAAAGAATTTGCTTTTTATTATAATGCCAGAATGAAATTGGCTGAAATTGCTCTTGAACAAAAGCAGTTTCAAAAAGCGATTAAGTATTTCAAAGAAATTGAACATGTAAACGATAGTAAACTTCTAGGAATAAAAAAAAGTAATGTAAAGCATAACTTAGGAATATGCTATTTGCATCTTAATGTATTTGAAAAAGCTGAGTTTTATCTGCTTGAAAGCATAAAACTGCAAGAGCAGCAAAAAGATTCTTTAATGCTTATTGGGTCTTATGGAGATGTTGCTAATTTATATTATGTACAATATAAAGACAATCTTGCCATTCCCTATTTTGAGAAAGCATATGCTTTATCAAAAAAAATCAAAAATTTCGATTTAAAAAGAAGAACAGCACTCAATATGGCTGTTATCGAAAAAAACCGCAATAATTTTGCAAAAGCATTAGCGTACAGAGAAGAATATGACCAATGGAAAGATTCTTTGAACAATCAAAATAAAGTATGGGAAATAGCACAAACAGAAAAGAAATTTGCCGTTAAGCAAAAACAAAATGAAGTTAATTTACTCAAAACTGAAAATAGAGTACAAAAAACACAACAGTTAGGTTTAATAGTATCTATAACCTTGGTCAGTATTTTGTTCCTAATGGCTGTATATTTTTACCGTCAAAAAGCGAAGCAAAATCAAGTGATTTCAAAACAAAAAGAAACCCTAGATGAGTTGAATGCCACAAAAGACAAGTTGTTTTCTATTGTAAGTCATGATTTGCGTTCCTCGGTACATGCTATGAAAACCAGTAATGCCAAGTTATTAGAAAAAGTAGCCACAAAAGATCTGGAAGAAATTGATACCATATTGCATCAAAATAGTGGTATTGCAAACAGTACTTACAATTTATTAGATAACCTTTTGCACTGGGCATTATTGCAAACAAAACAAGCTTATTTTGAAATCACTTCTTTGCGTTTATTTTTTATAGTAGAGCAAGTGGCATACAATTATCAGCCTTTGATGGCAGAGAAAAATATTCTTTTTGAAAATACAATCTCCAAAAAAGATTTCGTTCTTGCCGATCAGGAATCGCTAAAATTACTGCTGCGAAATTTTTTTGACAATGCTATTAAATTTTCAAATGAAAATGGATTTATAAAAATTTATACTCAAAACGATAGTGATACTTATTGCGATTTAATTATTGAAGACAATGGTATTGGCATGAGTGGCGATACTATAGCAAGTATTCTTAAAGACAGTACATTGTTATCTAAAAAAGAAAATGAAAAGAGCATAGGTACAGGTCTAGGCTTACAGTTGTGTAAGTCAATGATTAAAAAAAATAACGGAAAATTAGATATAAAAAGCGAGTTAGGAAAAGGAACAAAATTCATTGTATCTTTGCTTAAAACGCCGCCTCATGAACAAAATTAACCTGCTGATTGTTGAAGATACTCCATCAGAAAGTGATGCCCTTATTAAAGTACTTGAAGCCAATAACTATAATGTAGTTGGTGTAGCTGCAAATCATAAAGATGCTTTAGCTCTTTTTTGCAGCAACAAAATAGATATCGCTATTGTAGATATTTTTCTAAATGGTTCTCCAGAAGGTATTGCATTTGCCGAAACCATAAATGTATTGCCCAATGCTCCAAAACCTTTGGTTTTTTTAACAAGTTCTACTGACATGCATATTTTTGAAAGAGCAAAACTTACCAAGCCGTTCAGTTATCTGATGAAACCATTTAATGAGCTAGAACTTTTATTCGCTCTTGAACTTGCCGTCGAAAAATTTTATGGACAAAAAGATGTTTTTCTGAGTGATGAAGAAAATACCGTTATTAGTGAAGAATTTTTATTCATTAAAAAAGGGAAATCACTCAAAAAAGTGCATCTGCAGGATATTATTTATATTGAGGTAGAAGAAAAATATTGCAATATAGTTACTGAAAAAGAAAAGTTTTTAATTCTAATTTCATTAACTAAAATACTAGAGTTGCTTGATGCAAAACTTTTTTATAGAACACATAGAAATTATATTGTAAACATTCAAAAAATAACAGAAATTATTCCTATAGACAATCTTATTTTTTTGATTGGGGGACACAAGGTAACTCTCAGCGAGAAATATAAAGATATTTTAAAGAGAGTCCGTACTCTAAGATAATATACTTCAAAAACGATTTTAATGGAGAGCTATTTTTTGATCCATGTAAAATCTTAAATTTATTGGTTCAGATTTGTAAAGAAAGACTTAAAAGACAGTTACTGTTTTTTAAGTCTTTTTTTGTGCTAATTTTTGACACTTTCGTGGATAAGAAGGCTTTGCTTGTTCCATTTTTATAATTAAAAAAGTGGAGTTGTATTAGTTTTACTAAAGAAATAAAAAGCTAGCTAGATTTATTTTTAATTTTTTCCAACTTAATGATTCAAAAGTATATACCCGGCTGTGCTATCAGTATTTTTAAAATGACTTGTTGAAATACATTAATGAGAAAATAAATGAAAAAAGTGGAGTTCAGAAACCACTATAAAAACGAGGCGAATCCTGAAAAGCCTTATGAGTAGGGGAAACTAAAAACTAAAAAAATGAGTAAAATTAATGTTTTAATAGTAGTTGATGCTTTAGGAGCAGCAACATCAGGGAATCTTCAAAATAATGTTTATTTGGTAGATACTAATAAACATGTCGGTTCAGGAAACGAAGGTCAAGCAGAATTATATACAGTTTGCACAAGTACAAGTCAAAAATCAGATACTATTGTATGGTCAATTGCTCCAGTTGATCCTGATTCCGATGTAAGTATTAATAGTTTTACTGGACAAATGATAAGCAGTAAAGCCTTGATTCCTACAATGAATGCTGATGGATCATGGCAGGGACTTTTAGCTCCAAATTTGCCAGCAGGAAATATTCAATACTCAGTAGTAGTTAGTATTGATGGTACAAATTATACTTTTGATCCTTTTTTAAGTGTTAATAACAATTAATTTTGTTTAGCTATACGGTAAATTATAATTAGGGTCTGCTGAAAAACTCAAAACCTCATAAAAAGCAGTAGTTGAGAAGTTGAATTTTATTATTAGGTGCAAGGTTTTTGCACAATCATCCTCAAACCTTGCACCTAATATAATTCAATTTTTGCAATTTATATTTTTAAAGCTCCATTTTAAAGGCTATAAATGAATTAAAACCTTTCAAAAACTACTAAAGTTGAGGATTTTGGGTAAAAATTGACACTAATTTGCGTTAAGTTAGTTTTTCAGCAGACCCTAAATAAACGAATCTTCCTGTAAAGGTTAATTGCAGGGGCGAATTCTGAAAAGCCTTATGAGTAGGAACAACAATTAAATTATAAAAATTAGGTACTATCTCATAAAGTGTGTAAGTAAAAAAGATATTAGGGTTTGCACAAACCCCTATATTTTTAAACTTACACACTTTTTAGGATAGTGTCGTAAAACGAGTTTGAAACTGCTCCTTCAAAAGGGTTTTGTGCTTTTCAAAACAACTGGTTTTACGGATATAAATTGCACGGGGTTTGTTCTATAAATGGAATTTTCCATTCATTGGATATTACAAAAGCAGAAGTTCACGATGTTCATTTTTTAAAGAACATAAAACATCAAATGTCTGATTGTATTTTGCTTGTCGATAGAGGTTACTTGTCTCAAAGCATTCAATTGGATTTGTTTCAAACGGTAAATATTAAATTAGTAACACCAAAAAGGAAAAATCAAAAAGACTATAAACCAAAACCTTATATCTTTAGAAAATCAAGAAAAAGAATTGAAACATTATTTTCTCAACTATGCGACCAGTTCAGAATTAGAAACAATTACGCTAAAACTTTTGAAGGTTTTAAAACAAGAATTTTAGCAAAAATAACAGCATTAACATTGGTTCAGTCTATCAATAAATTCATTTTTGATAGACCTATAAACAATATTAAAAATCAAATAATTTAATTACACCCAACGGGTTATTATTATTATTATTATTATTATTATTATTTCTCACACAAACTTTTCAAAACCTGATTCCTGTATATATTAAAAGTCCTTAAATGCCTTTTCAAAAATAAAAAATCAAATAGTTTACCAAAAACACCAAACGGAGTTTCATACTGCAGTTTATCTGTCATTATGGTAACTCCGTTTATTTCTTCAAAATAATGTCGATGTTTGAATGATTTGAAATTTCCTTCTTCCATTTCATCCACAAAATAATCATAAAGATTCATTACGGGAATCCGGCTTTTATGGGTTAAGTAAAATCCGAAATGCCTGCCTCGCCAAGTCATCGTTTCGTTCAAATTAATCAAACCCGATGTAACTCCGGCAATTGCTTTTTCTTTGGAAGAACTTGCCGATAGCTGGTGAATGTCGATATTTCGGGAAGCATCAAAAACGATATTTTTGGGTGCTTTTATTTTGGTTGTGAGGTGGATGGTTGTCATTTGCTTAATAAATTTTGAAAAGCGTTATTTATATTTTCAAACTTATATTGGAACCCATTTTCCAAAAGCCGTTTCGGAATTACATTTCTGCTTTTTAATATTAATTCTGCTTCTGTTCGAATAAAGAAAGATCCAATTTCAAGAAGAAATGTATTCATTGGAATTCCAAAAGGAAAACCAACTGCTTTTCGCAGTTTTTGCATAAAATCGGCATTGCGAATTGGCTCGGGAGAAACAATATTGATAACGTCAATGATTTCTTTTTGAATAATAAAATCTATTGCATTTGCAAAATCTTCTTCGTGAATCCAGCTTACAAACTGATTTCCTTTTCCCTGTTTTCCGCCAAAACCAAATTTTGCCAGCGTTTTCAGAGGAACAAGAGCCCCGCCGTTTTTTCCCAAAACTATTGAAGTCCGCAAAGCTGTTTTAAGAGTTTTTGGAGTTTCAGTTTTAAAAAATGCTTTTTCCCAGGAAAGCGCAACATTTATCGAAAAGTCATTTCCGATTTCGCCATCGGTTTCATCCATTTGTTTATCTAATGAAAAACGATAAATTGTTGAAGTCGATGAATTCAGCCAATGTTTTGGTGGATTTTTGCAATTCAAAACAGCTTTATTTAAGATCTTTGTGCTTTCAATTCTCGACAATAAAATCTGTTTTTTATTTTCTTTGGTATAACGGCAGTCAACCGATTTTCCGGCAAGATTAATTAAAACTGTTGTGTTTTCCAACTCGCTTTCCCAGCCTGTAAATGTTTTGGCATTCCAGTTGACGAATTTAATTCCGTCAGCAGTTTCTGACTTGCCTCTGGTCAGAATTACAATTTCATCAAATTTATTTTTGAAATGCTTTGTCAAAATCTGACCTAAAAATCCGGTTCCTGCAGCTATAATAAGTTTTGTCATTGTTGTTTTGTTTTTTGTGGAATAAACCTAACAGGTTTCAAAAACCAGTTAGGTTTGTTGAATAAATTAAGCTTTAAAAACCAATCTTTCTTCTTGCTGAGCTTCTTTGGATTTTCTTTTTCCTCTGAAGAAAAAGTATAAGTTAAGGAACAGCATTATTCCAAGATAGATAGAAAATCCGCCAATTTTATAACTCAGGGCTTCGATAAGTGACTGATAGCTGTTGTCGTAAATGCTCAACTGTAAAATCATTAAGGCAAAGCCTAAATTAAGCAGATAAAATCCAGTTTCAAAAAGTCTGTTTGTTGCCTGCGCAATTTCTTCTCTGCCTTTGAAAATGTCCAGCATAAATATTTTTCCGTTTTTGAAAAGGGTTTTAGAAACATAATAGGTAAGGAATAAAGCGATTGGTAAATAGACAGCGTAACCGATTAAGATTTTTGTAGTTTCCATGATAATAAGTATTTAAGTGTTATTTAATTAATTTGTGAATGTATTTGGTTAATATTAAAATGTTTGTGTAATGCAGTACCGAAATAATAAAAATGATGACTGCGGTTTTGGTGCCGATGGTTTCTATCAATTGGGGTGAAGAAGTTATTTTTTGCCAGGAAATTAGGGTCATGGCACAGTAACCAATATTTAAAAGATAATATCCTAAAAGTAAAACCTGATTGATTTTTTGACAGATTTCAGCATGATTTGGGATTAATTCAGCCACGTAAATATTTCCGTTTTTGTAACATATTTTTCCAACTTTCAGAATAATGAAAATCGTAATGCTGAGGTAAATTAAATACCCGATAATGTTGAAATTCATAATTATTTATTTTTAAATTTTTAAACTTTCAGAAAAAAATGAAACTTAGTGGTAAATTTTTTTACTGCTATTTAATTCGTTTTTATTGTTTTTTATTTGTCTCATTGAATAGCCAGTAGAAATTTAATCTAATTATCAAATATTTAGTGTTGGCTATTTCATAATTTTTAAAACCAATTTACCTAACCAGTTTTCGTTGAATTCGGTCATTTTGTCTAAGACATTATCTGCTTTTAAAACAAAATCATACAATTTGGAAGTTTGGTCAACGAAGTGTTTTTCTTCGGCTGAATCTTTTGCTTCAATTGTCGAAACCTCTTTTAGGATTTTAAGCGCAGGTTTGATTTCTCTCCTGCTTCTTTCTCTCGAAATTTTGGAAGCCAATTCATCTAAATCCTTTTCAGCAGTAAAAAACTCTCTGCGTTCACCCGCTTTGTATTCTTTGTAGACAATTCCCCAGTCCATTAATGCTCTTAGGTTCATGCTGGCGTTACCGCGTGAAATTTGTAATTCTTCCATGATGTCTTCCATAGAAACCGCTTCGTTTGAGACCATTAATAAAGCATGAATCTGCGCCATGGTTTTATTAATTCCCCATTGAGAACCTAATGCTCCCCAGGTTTGTACAAACTTATTTTTTGCCTCTTTGAATTCCATTTTTGGATTTATTTCCCTTTGTTGGAACAAATGTAAACAAAAGTTTTTAAACTTTCAAAAATAATTGAAAGTTTGTTTTAAAAAAATCATTCCAAAAGTAAAGTAGTAATTATCTTATGCTAGATTTTGTTTCTTTCATAACTGAAATTTTTTGTTCTGCAGCATTTTTTTAATTAATTCTATAAGTCTAGTATAGTTTTGATGTAGAAAATAAAAAGAGAAGGATTTTATTTGTTTGTTATTGATTATCAAATGTATATAAGGTGCTTTATTTTCTGATTTATAACACCGTTTATTGATTTAATTAAAAATACAATTAAAAAAGTGGAGCAGATCCCACTTAAAAAAACGAGGCGGTTCTGAAAAGCCTAACGAGTAAGATAAAAATAATATTTAGAAATCATGGCAGATTTATTAGCAGGTGCTTATTTAGCAAAAGGGACAATTGGAAATGTTGGAACACCAGGTGCTCCAATCGCAACATTTAGTTTAGTGGTGGTACCATCACAGCATACCGTAACAGGTACAGTAATAATTACTCAGGCAGTAAGCGGTCCTGACAGCCACATTGTTGTTCAGGTAAAAGGAAAAATATATGCAGCAGGATTAGGAAAATATACACAATTAGTTAGTCTGCAAGGGCAGTATGTGCATTCAGTTCCTCCTCCGGCAATTGGTTCTTTCTTGGCTGAGTTCAATGCTCATTTAGCTATCGATAATGCATGGAATGGAGTTGGCGGTTTCTCATACTGGAGACACACTGTTGAAAATGTACCGGTTAAAGCAGTAAATGCCTTAAAAGAGCAAGCGGTTTAAGACAATTTTTACTGACTAATTTAAAAAGATTACCTAATTCGGGTAATCTTTTTTGTTTTAATAAACAAAAACCGAAGCGTTTCTGCCTCGGTTTTTATAAATGTCTAAGAAGTCTAATAATCTGGAAATCTATAAAAGCCCCGCTCTTTTCAGCAAAGCATCTGGTTTTGGTTCCTGTCCTCTAAAGCGTTTGTACAATACCATTGGATGTTCGGTTCCGCCTTTTGAAAGGACATTTTCTTTGAATTTATCAGCCACTTCTTTGTTGAAAATTCCTTTCTCCTGAAAATATTCGAATGCATCGGCATCAAGAACTTCGGCCCATTTGTAACTGTAATAACCCGATGAATAACCTCCTTGGAAAATATGTGAAAAGGCTGTGCTGATTGCATTTTCCTTTACATCAGGATACAATTGAGTGGAAGAAAATTGCTCCGTTTCAAAAGTTTTTACATCATTAATATTCGTTGGATCTTGCCCGTGCCAGCCCATATCCAGTAATCCAAAACTCAGTTGGCGCATCGTTGCCATTCCTTCCTGGAAACTAGCACTCTCCTTGATTTTTTCTACATATTCCTGTGGAATAACTTCCCCGGTTTCATAATGGTGTGCAAACAGAGCCAAAGCTTCTGGTTCATAACACCAGTTTTCCATAATTTGGCTTGGCAGTTCCACAAAGTCCCAATAAACCGATGTTCCTGATAAATTAGGATACGTTGTATTCGCTAACATTCCGTGTAATCCGTGGCCAAATTCATGGAATAGAGTTGTCACTTCATTGAAAGTTAATAACGACGGCTTAGTCTCTGTTGGTTTTGTAAAGTTGCAGACATTGGAAATATGCGGCCTTTCGTTTACGCCGTCTTTGATGTATTGTGATTTGAAAGAAGTCATCCAAGCACCGTTTCGTTTTCCTTTTCTTGGAAAGAAATCAGCGT of Flavobacterium marginilacus contains these proteins:
- a CDS encoding tetratricopeptide repeat-containing sensor histidine kinase translates to MKDLYKVVFLFVFFTNSLFIFSQHSNSTTIFEQEIKNRSGHYIKDPDFKKAQVFFLEQNWDSTLVYAMKQLSQSSQNREIQNYCHLFRGFSFEEKKIFNEGQKELINVSKEFAFYYNARMKLAEIALEQKQFQKAIKYFKEIEHVNDSKLLGIKKSNVKHNLGICYLHLNVFEKAEFYLLESIKLQEQQKDSLMLIGSYGDVANLYYVQYKDNLAIPYFEKAYALSKKIKNFDLKRRTALNMAVIEKNRNNFAKALAYREEYDQWKDSLNNQNKVWEIAQTEKKFAVKQKQNEVNLLKTENRVQKTQQLGLIVSITLVSILFLMAVYFYRQKAKQNQVISKQKETLDELNATKDKLFSIVSHDLRSSVHAMKTSNAKLLEKVATKDLEEIDTILHQNSGIANSTYNLLDNLLHWALLQTKQAYFEITSLRLFFIVEQVAYNYQPLMAEKNILFENTISKKDFVLADQESLKLLLRNFFDNAIKFSNENGFIKIYTQNDSDTYCDLIIEDNGIGMSGDTIASILKDSTLLSKKENEKSIGTGLGLQLCKSMIKKNNGKLDIKSELGKGTKFIVSLLKTPPHEQN
- a CDS encoding LytR/AlgR family response regulator transcription factor is translated as MNKINLLIVEDTPSESDALIKVLEANNYNVVGVAANHKDALALFCSNKIDIAIVDIFLNGSPEGIAFAETINVLPNAPKPLVFLTSSTDMHIFERAKLTKPFSYLMKPFNELELLFALELAVEKFYGQKDVFLSDEENTVISEEFLFIKKGKSLKKVHLQDIIYIEVEEKYCNIVTEKEKFLILISLTKILELLDAKLFYRTHRNYIVNIQKITEIIPIDNLIFLIGGHKVTLSEKYKDILKRVRTLR
- the makC gene encoding alpha-pore-forming tripartite toxin MakABE regulator, with translation MSKINVLIVVDALGAATSGNLQNNVYLVDTNKHVGSGNEGQAELYTVCTSTSQKSDTIVWSIAPVDPDSDVSINSFTGQMISSKALIPTMNADGSWQGLLAPNLPAGNIQYSVVVSIDGTNYTFDPFLSVNNN
- a CDS encoding SRPBCC family protein, with the translated sequence MTTIHLTTKIKAPKNIVFDASRNIDIHQLSASSSKEKAIAGVTSGLINLNETMTWRGRHFGFYLTHKSRIPVMNLYDYFVDEMEEGNFKSFKHRHYFEEINGVTIMTDKLQYETPFGVFGKLFDFLFLKRHLRTFNIYRNQVLKSLCEK
- a CDS encoding TIGR01777 family oxidoreductase, encoding MTKLIIAAGTGFLGQILTKHFKNKFDEIVILTRGKSETADGIKFVNWNAKTFTGWESELENTTVLINLAGKSVDCRYTKENKKQILLSRIESTKILNKAVLNCKNPPKHWLNSSTSTIYRFSLDKQMDETDGEIGNDFSINVALSWEKAFFKTETPKTLKTALRTSIVLGKNGGALVPLKTLAKFGFGGKQGKGNQFVSWIHEEDFANAIDFIIQKEIIDVINIVSPEPIRNADFMQKLRKAVGFPFGIPMNTFLLEIGSFFIRTEAELILKSRNVIPKRLLENGFQYKFENINNAFQNLLSK
- a CDS encoding GbsR/MarR family transcriptional regulator; this encodes MEFKEAKNKFVQTWGALGSQWGINKTMAQIHALLMVSNEAVSMEDIMEELQISRGNASMNLRALMDWGIVYKEYKAGERREFFTAEKDLDELASKISRERSRREIKPALKILKEVSTIEAKDSAEEKHFVDQTSKLYDFVLKADNVLDKMTEFNENWLGKLVLKIMK
- a CDS encoding DUF1842 domain-containing protein, which translates into the protein MADLLAGAYLAKGTIGNVGTPGAPIATFSLVVVPSQHTVTGTVIITQAVSGPDSHIVVQVKGKIYAAGLGKYTQLVSLQGQYVHSVPPPAIGSFLAEFNAHLAIDNAWNGVGGFSYWRHTVENVPVKAVNALKEQAV